The Phycisphaerales bacterium AB-hyl4 genome includes the window TCCGCGCCGAGCTGCCCACGCGCGTCTACTACGTCGCCCTCGGCGGCTTCGACACGCACGCCAACCAGTTCGGCCCGCACAACAACCTGCTTCAACAGTTCGCCGGCTCTGTCCGCGCCTTCTACCGCGAACTCGACGCGACCGGCCACGGCCACCGTGTGGTGACGATGGCCTTCTCCGAGTTCGGCAGGCGCGTCCGACAAAACGCCTCGCAAGGCACGGACCACGGCGCCGCCGGCCCCATGTTCCTCTTCGGCGACCACGCCCGCCCCGGCCTGCTCGGCGATCACCCGAGCATGAGCAACCTCGAAAACGGCGATATCACCTATAACATCGACTTCCGAAGCGTCTACCGCGATGTGCTCGAAAACTGGATGAAACTCAACGGCGACGCCGCCTTCGCCCGCACCGTCCAGCCCGCCGGCATCGTCCACGTATGACGTGACCGCAGCCCCCCACCAAGCCCAACAACACCCACGAAACCCAACAACACCCAGGACGCCCACGGCGTCACGCCGTGGGCGTCTTGCCCCCCGCCAGCACGCGCATCTTCGCCACTTCCAACAACATCCGCTGCTCCCCGCTGGTCAGTTCCTTCAGAATCAGATCGTTCGGCTGATCGCGTTTATGGCCGATGACCAATGGTCCCTCGATCGTCTCCTTGAACGTGAACGACTGATTGCGATACAGCAACACCACGCCCGGATGAATTGCGCGGTGCACGATCAACTCCGTGTGTCGCCGCTTCTCCAGCAGCGCCTTAAGCGCCGTCTGCTTCGACTCCAGCGCGTCGCGTTGTTGCTTGAGGTTCGCTTTCGTCACCTTGAGGTTGTTGAGCAATTCTTCCGCAGCCGGCCCGCCGCGATGGGTCATCACGTTGAACACCTCGGCTTCTTCGTCGCTCAACTGCTTGTCGATTTTGAAAATCATCGCCGCCGCCTGCGCGATGCCCGCCTCGATCGCCGGTGCGCTGCCGATCGCCAGCCGCGTTTCATGCCCCGCCTGCGAGCCGAGGTCGCGCAGCACGACCCGCCCCGTCACCGCCATCTCCCCGCCCATGAGCACGCCCCGCTCCGCCCGCAACTCGCCGCCGACGCTGAGCTGGCAGTTGACAATCTCACGCTCGACCTCCAAGTGCCGTCGTACCGTGCCCGTCACGCCGCTGAGATACCGCGCCGTCATGTCCCGGCCGACTTCAACGCTGCCCTTCTCACGCCCCGCCATCCCGCCGTCTGCGTTGAAATTCTGCCCCGCCACAATCCGCGCCGCTTCCACCAGCCCCATCACCTGCACGCTGCCGGTGGTGCGTACCTCGAACAGATCGCGCACTCCTTCGCGGACGATGACATCGCCCTCGAAGCGGATATGGCCCGTGCTGAAGTCGACGTATTCCTCAACCTGCAGACACGGGTCGACGCGGAGCGTACCGTCTTCGTGATGCAGCACGCCTGTCATCACTGCGGTGCACTCGCCGTCGTCAGCCAGTTGCACACTGGCAGTGTCTACCCGCAGTTCCGCCTCGCGCACCGGCCGCGGCATAGCCGGCTCACCCGTCACAGTCATGCCCGCCTCGCCTTCGACCGGCGGGTGCAGCCGACCGATCCGCTGCTCCTTCATCACCATGATGAACGGGGAGTGGCTGTAAAAGTCCGCCGGGTCGTCATTCGCTCCCGCCTTCGGCTGGCGGGCCGGATCGCACTTGCGGTCCCATTCGAACCAGCCGTGCTCGCCCTCGGTGGGCGGGTCGCCTTCAAGGGTGACCTCGACCATCTCGCGAGGCTCCGCCTGATAGCGTGCCACCGCATCACGGATCGCCCCCGTCCACGCCGACCGCTTTGCCAGCCCCGCCGCCTCCAGTTCCGCCAGCACCGCCTGCCCCGTTACCTCGCTCGGCTTGAGGTTCGGCGGCACGGACAGCGTCGCCGACATGCGGTCGTCAGACACTTGTATCGCAAACTGTCCGCTTTTCGTACGGCCGGTCATACAACCTCCAGCCCCCGCCAAACCCAACATCCCCCTCAAACCGAAGCACCTGTGACATAGGCGCAAGATGACCCCCTGTATCGGTTATATCGACCGATTCAGGGGGTCATCTTGTTACACCCATACAAGAATTGCCCGCAATAAAGCCCAGGGACGGCCGTCCCTGGGCTTTGCACAATCGCTCCACCCCTTACAAACCTCCCAACCGGCAACACCTCCCCATCCCACTTATCACATCACCTCACGCCCGCGGCCGCGTTGTCGCCGCCGTCGCCTCGTGGCGGGATCGCTCCTGAGCATGCGAAACCACGGCACCGATAATGAACACCGCCGTCAGCACCAGATGCAGCCAGTGGTCAGCCATGTTCATATTCAGCGCTTCGTTGATCCACTGCACGCCGAAGAATCCCAGCAGCATCACCAGGCCGTACACCACCGCGAAGACCCACAGCGTCGTCCGCGCCGCGACTTCGCTGGCAAAGCCCAGCCCCAGCAGCACCACGCCTGAGAGCAGGTGGACCCAGTTGTGCAATGTGTTGACTGAGAAAATACCTAGCACGTGGTCGTCACCGAAGAACCCCAGCAGGGCAATGAGAATGAACACGACACCGAGGACGCGCGCCGTCCACCGTGCCGCCGTGGCCGGGTTCAGGTCATGTCGATGGGCATCGTGTCGCCGTTCCGTTGGACGATCGTTGGCAGCTCGTTGCATGGCCTTGCCTCCTTGCATGGCGTGAGTCGAAGTCACATCAATCAGGCCGGCTCCGAGCGAAGGCGGTTTACCTGCACGGACGTTAATAGCGCGGCCGACGTGCAATCCTAGGATTCGCAATCCCCGCCATGGCTGCCGCTCACCCCAATGTCCGCAACGAATCCTTAAAACCAGAGTCTTCCGGATGTTTTCACCCGGGGACCGCCTCACGGCCACCCCACCCGGACTAGAATGGAACCATGACCACCACCGGCAAGATCCTGCTAACGATCGGCTGCGTGTTGATCGTCGTCGGCGGAGCGGTCTGGCTCGCGGGACGTCTGGGCTTCCGCGGCCTGCCCGGCGACATCGTCTACGAGGCCGACGGCGTGCGGGTCTACTTCCCGCTGGTCACCTGCCTCGTACTCTCCGCCGTGGCTACACTGGTAGTCTGGCTCTGGCATGCGTGGACGCGATAACGCCCACAACACCCAACAACGCTTCGAGGAGCGATTCGTGCGTATAGCAATCATCGGCGACATCCACCACTTCCGACTCAAAGTCGACTTCAAACGACTGCTCGGCAAACGACTGCTCGGCCAATCGAACCTCTGGTTCAACCGCCGATTCCGGTTCAACCACAGCCTGCTCGATCTGGTCATCGAACGCACCGCCGAGCTTCAGCCCGACCTCGTCCTCCTCACCGGCGACGTCACCACCACCAGCCTCGAAGACGAGTTCTCCGACATCGTCCGCTACTTCGAACCGCTCGCCCAAACCGCCCCCGTGCTCATGGTCCCCGGCAACCACGACCGCTACACCTTCCGCTCGGCAAAGAGCCGACGCGTCGAAACCATCATGAGCTCGCTGCTCCCCCGCGCCTTCCCGCATCACCAAAAGCTCTCCGACCGCTGGCACCTGCTCGGCCTCGACTCCGCCCGCCCGCAAGTGGTCTTCTCACGCGGTGAGCTTGGCCAGGAACAGTTCCAACGCACCGCCAAGATCCTCGAAAGCATGAAAGAAGACGAAGGCGTCCTCGTCCTCTGCCACTACCCCGCCTCCACCCCGCCCGGCACGCCGCGAACCTGGGCCCACGACATGGCCGAGGGCGAAAAACTCGACAAGCTGCTCGAAAAATGCCCCGCGCGCGTCGTCTTCGTCCACGGCCACATCCACAAGCCCTGGCACTGGATCCGACGCAACGGCCAAGGCCCGCACCTGACCTGCGTCAACGCCGGCGCTCCGTGCATGACCAGTGCCAACTACCCCATGGGCCAAGGCTTCTGGGAACTCCAACTGCCCGACGACCCCCACCACGAGCTGCACCTCACCCACCATGTCCCCACCCCCGACGGGCATTACGGCACGTTCGGCGCCAAGGGCCGTGCACGCCACGCCGACGCGACATGGCAAGTCCGCCGCGTCGTATAATCCACACTCACGCAAGAAGCTGAACCCCTGCGCGTATATGGTCGATGTAAGAAAAACTGATTTAACCAAACACCAACGTCTTTTGTGATACAAACCGCTGATGAGTCGCCGCGCGGCTCGCAGCGGAATCTTCCGGCCTGTTCAACCATCGCTCCCCAACTGAGGACTCGCCCATGTGTGGCATCGTCGCTTAC containing:
- a CDS encoding DUF342 domain-containing protein, with protein sequence MTGRTKSGQFAIQVSDDRMSATLSVPPNLKPSEVTGQAVLAELEAAGLAKRSAWTGAIRDAVARYQAEPREMVEVTLEGDPPTEGEHGWFEWDRKCDPARQPKAGANDDPADFYSHSPFIMVMKEQRIGRLHPPVEGEAGMTVTGEPAMPRPVREAELRVDTASVQLADDGECTAVMTGVLHHEDGTLRVDPCLQVEEYVDFSTGHIRFEGDVIVREGVRDLFEVRTTGSVQVMGLVEAARIVAGQNFNADGGMAGREKGSVEVGRDMTARYLSGVTGTVRRHLEVEREIVNCQLSVGGELRAERGVLMGGEMAVTGRVVLRDLGSQAGHETRLAIGSAPAIEAGIAQAAAMIFKIDKQLSDEEAEVFNVMTHRGGPAAEELLNNLKVTKANLKQQRDALESKQTALKALLEKRRHTELIVHRAIHPGVVLLYRNQSFTFKETIEGPLVIGHKRDQPNDLILKELTSGEQRMLLEVAKMRVLAGGKTPTA
- a CDS encoding DUF4383 domain-containing protein; the protein is MQRAANDRPTERRHDAHRHDLNPATAARWTARVLGVVFILIALLGFFGDDHVLGIFSVNTLHNWVHLLSGVVLLGLGFASEVAARTTLWVFAVVYGLVMLLGFFGVQWINEALNMNMADHWLHLVLTAVFIIGAVVSHAQERSRHEATAATTRPRA
- a CDS encoding DUF2905 domain-containing protein; amino-acid sequence: MTTTGKILLTIGCVLIVVGGAVWLAGRLGFRGLPGDIVYEADGVRVYFPLVTCLVLSAVATLVVWLWHAWTR
- a CDS encoding metallophosphoesterase — translated: MRIAIIGDIHHFRLKVDFKRLLGKRLLGQSNLWFNRRFRFNHSLLDLVIERTAELQPDLVLLTGDVTTTSLEDEFSDIVRYFEPLAQTAPVLMVPGNHDRYTFRSAKSRRVETIMSSLLPRAFPHHQKLSDRWHLLGLDSARPQVVFSRGELGQEQFQRTAKILESMKEDEGVLVLCHYPASTPPGTPRTWAHDMAEGEKLDKLLEKCPARVVFVHGHIHKPWHWIRRNGQGPHLTCVNAGAPCMTSANYPMGQGFWELQLPDDPHHELHLTHHVPTPDGHYGTFGAKGRARHADATWQVRRVV